Proteins found in one Clostridium butyricum genomic segment:
- a CDS encoding LysR family transcriptional regulator yields the protein MDIKQMKYFITVADCGSINKAAEELFTSQPNVSKVINSLEKEIGIEIFYRNNKGVRMSEKGEELYDYAQRILKNVDMIMSISNDKYIKKLNISSYPSHMVSRVFCDYYKKNDFHHLKVQFLEGSIEEIIERVKSCISEIGIVYVIEQQKCCFNHTIEHKNMEFIRLDTKKACVYAGKNISIYGRDSITIEELLNLKFVQSTKDFFSVEQYLEKLYLVNKMENNRFCRVVTTNSDHAMIDLLINTDLCSVGVKFTNDRYSEYDIKPIDISGYEYEIYVGYIKRKGEILSNEAQGFIKLLLEIVRYN from the coding sequence ATGGATATTAAACAAATGAAATACTTTATAACTGTGGCTGACTGTGGGAGTATAAATAAAGCAGCAGAAGAATTGTTTACATCTCAACCTAATGTGAGCAAAGTAATAAATTCGCTTGAGAAAGAAATAGGAATAGAAATATTTTACAGGAATAATAAAGGTGTTCGTATGAGTGAAAAAGGTGAGGAACTTTACGATTATGCTCAGAGAATACTAAAAAATGTAGATATGATAATGTCAATATCAAATGATAAATATATAAAGAAACTTAATATATCATCTTATCCAAGTCATATGGTTTCGAGGGTTTTTTGCGATTATTACAAAAAAAATGATTTTCATCATTTGAAAGTTCAATTTCTTGAAGGAAGTATTGAAGAAATTATTGAAAGGGTAAAAAGCTGTATATCTGAAATTGGGATTGTATATGTAATTGAGCAGCAAAAATGTTGTTTTAATCATACTATTGAACATAAAAATATGGAATTTATAAGATTAGATACTAAGAAAGCTTGTGTTTATGCTGGAAAAAACATCAGTATTTATGGAAGAGATAGTATTACAATTGAAGAGCTTTTGAATTTGAAATTTGTTCAGTCTACAAAGGATTTTTTTTCAGTTGAACAATATTTAGAAAAACTTTATTTAGTTAATAAGATGGAGAATAATCGATTTTGTAGGGTTGTTACAACCAATAGTGATCATGCAATGATAGATCTTCTTATTAATACAGATTTATGTAGCGTTGGAGTTAAATTTACTAATGATAGATATAGTGAGTATGATATAAAACCTATAGATATATCAGGTTATGAATATGAAATCTATGTGGGATATATAAAAAGAAAGGGAGAAATATTATCTAATGAAGCTCAAGGATTTATAAAATTACTATTAGAGATTGTACGTTATAATTGA
- the nikA gene encoding nickel ABC transporter substrate-binding protein, which yields MIFSKKKMVKILTAFLTASMLLTGCGTAGGKNSSDTKSQLVYANFRDLRDLNPHLYSGEMFAQNMIFEALVKIEDDGSFTPWLAESWSISEDGTTYVFKLREDVSFTDGEKFNAESAKANFDAIMDNAERHTWLESVRLMQEVDAAGGKSVEVTGEYELTLRLSEAYYPFLVELGVIRPFRFISPKCFIDGTTKNGVSSIIGTGSYYLKENHVDEYSVFKANENYWGDKPEIEEIVVKVIPDNQTRVMALENGELDLIFGTDMIDSETFLKFKDKEGFGTLLSDPVSTRMMIINTTDEILSDVKVRKAIQHATDRETISKDIFSEIESPADTVLAKTVPYADIGLEPYEYNVEKAKELLTEAGWNEVEGKTYREKDGKELAFTLNYCSDNVTEKTISEFYQSELAKIGINLTIVGEEEQAARDRMKSGDFDIIFNISWGAPYDPQSFLAGMRMPVYGDYAAQQGLEEKAKIDENILEALKSTDETLRQGYYSYVLSTLHDEAVYIPVTYERNRAIYSNKIDNVTFDISRFEVPMDKMKLAEK from the coding sequence ATGATATTTTCAAAAAAGAAAATGGTAAAAATTTTAACTGCTTTTCTTACAGCAAGTATGCTACTTACTGGATGTGGAACTGCAGGGGGGAAAAATAGCAGTGATACAAAATCACAATTGGTTTATGCAAATTTTAGAGATCTTAGAGATTTGAATCCACATTTATATAGTGGGGAAATGTTTGCTCAAAATATGATTTTTGAAGCTTTAGTAAAAATTGAAGATGATGGAAGTTTTACTCCATGGTTAGCAGAGAGCTGGAGCATCTCAGAAGATGGAACAACTTATGTGTTTAAATTAAGAGAAGATGTGTCGTTTACAGATGGAGAAAAATTCAATGCTGAAAGTGCTAAGGCAAACTTTGATGCAATAATGGATAATGCTGAAAGACATACATGGCTTGAATCAGTACGCCTTATGCAGGAAGTTGATGCAGCAGGTGGAAAGAGTGTTGAGGTGACTGGTGAGTATGAGCTTACCTTAAGATTATCAGAAGCGTACTATCCGTTTCTTGTTGAACTTGGAGTTATAAGACCATTTAGATTTATTTCACCTAAATGTTTTATAGATGGTACAACTAAAAATGGAGTTAGTTCAATAATTGGTACTGGTTCTTATTATTTAAAAGAAAACCATGTAGATGAGTATTCTGTATTTAAGGCTAATGAAAATTATTGGGGAGATAAACCTGAAATTGAAGAAATTGTTGTAAAAGTAATACCAGATAACCAGACTCGTGTAATGGCACTTGAAAATGGGGAACTAGATCTTATATTTGGTACAGATATGATTGATTCTGAAACATTCCTTAAATTTAAGGATAAAGAAGGATTTGGAACATTATTATCTGATCCAGTATCTACAAGGATGATGATAATAAATACTACTGATGAAATATTAAGTGATGTGAAAGTTCGTAAGGCAATTCAGCATGCAACAGATAGAGAAACTATTTCAAAGGATATATTCTCAGAAATAGAAAGTCCAGCTGATACAGTTTTAGCTAAAACTGTTCCGTATGCTGATATTGGTTTAGAACCTTATGAATACAATGTGGAAAAAGCTAAGGAATTGTTAACTGAAGCTGGATGGAATGAAGTTGAAGGAAAGACTTATAGAGAAAAAGATGGTAAAGAATTAGCATTTACATTAAACTATTGCAGCGATAATGTTACAGAAAAGACAATTTCTGAATTCTATCAAAGTGAATTAGCTAAGATAGGAATAAATCTTACTATTGTTGGCGAAGAAGAACAGGCGGCACGTGATAGAATGAAATCCGGTGATTTTGATATAATATTTAATATTTCATGGGGTGCACCTTATGATCCTCAATCATTCCTTGCAGGAATGAGAATGCCAGTATATGGAGATTATGCAGCTCAACAAGGATTAGAAGAAAAAGCAAAAATTGATGAGAATATATTAGAAGCATTAAAGAGTACAGATGAAACTTTACGTCAAGGATATTATTCATATGTATTGTCTACATTGCATGATGAAGCAGTTTATATTCCAGTAACATATGAAAGAAACCGTGCTATATACAGTAATAAAATTGATAATGTAACATTTGATATTTCAAGATTTGAGGTACCAATGGACAAAATGAAACTTGCAGAAAAGTAA
- a CDS encoding ZIP family metal transporter, which translates to MNIIIGILIPFLGTSLGAACVYIMKKEMNIFINKMLLGFASGVMIAASVWSLIIPAIDMSSHMGRLSFIPSAIGVGAGILFLLGLDKLVPHLHAYSDKPEGIKQNSLKKSTMLVLAVVIHNIPEGMAVGIVFAGALNEGTLITLAGAFALSIGIAIQNFPEGAIISMPLKSQGMSKNRSFYYGVLSGIVEPIGAIVTIMFSSIITPVMPYLLSFAAGAMIYVVVEELIPEASQGEHSDISTIGFSVGFIIMMILDVALS; encoded by the coding sequence ATGAATATAATAATTGGAATTCTAATACCATTTTTAGGAACATCATTGGGAGCTGCATGTGTTTATATAATGAAAAAAGAAATGAATATTTTTATTAATAAGATGCTTCTGGGGTTTGCTTCAGGAGTAATGATTGCAGCATCAGTCTGGTCTTTGATTATACCTGCTATAGATATGAGTAGCCATATGGGAAGGCTATCTTTTATTCCATCAGCTATAGGGGTAGGAGCTGGAATACTATTTCTTTTAGGACTTGATAAATTGGTTCCGCATCTTCATGCTTATAGTGATAAACCTGAAGGTATAAAGCAAAATAGTTTAAAGAAGAGTACAATGCTTGTATTAGCGGTTGTTATACATAACATACCTGAAGGGATGGCTGTTGGGATTGTTTTTGCAGGTGCTTTAAATGAAGGTACGCTAATAACTCTTGCTGGCGCTTTTGCTCTTTCTATTGGAATAGCAATTCAAAACTTCCCAGAAGGAGCAATAATTTCTATGCCACTAAAAAGCCAAGGAATGAGTAAAAATAGAAGTTTTTATTATGGTGTTTTATCAGGAATAGTTGAACCAATTGGAGCTATTGTTACAATAATGTTTTCAAGCATTATTACACCTGTAATGCCGTATCTTCTTTCTTTTGCTGCTGGAGCAATGATTTATGTTGTGGTAGAAGAACTTATTCCAGAGGCATCTCAAGGAGAACACTCAGATATTAGTACAATTGGTTTTTCAGTAGGATTTATAATTATGATGATTTTAGATGTAGCACTGTCTTAA
- a CDS encoding AzlC family ABC transporter permease, translating into MELQEKELEDITNRKKSLFIKGIKDCTPTIFGYLSIGIACGIMCGSCKITFWQAIGMSTFIYAGSAQFISAGMIFSGIPVLNIVITIFFVNLRHVFMSASMASYFKNTSSIKNLFIGILLTDETFLVASMEGLKNSKIQYWWMMGLNLAAYLNWIVATGIGIVIGSLIPDYKLFGFDFALTAMFVGLLISSIENMKLIKTIIIISVSFIVLILSSKLIPTSFGVIISAVSGALVGIFIDD; encoded by the coding sequence GTGGAATTACAAGAGAAGGAGTTAGAAGATATAACAAATAGAAAAAAAAGTCTATTTATTAAAGGAATAAAGGATTGTACTCCAACTATATTTGGATATTTAAGTATAGGGATAGCATGTGGAATAATGTGTGGGTCATGTAAAATTACATTCTGGCAGGCCATAGGAATGAGTACTTTTATTTATGCAGGTTCTGCACAATTTATTTCTGCTGGTATGATATTTTCAGGAATACCAGTTTTAAATATAGTTATTACAATATTCTTTGTTAATTTAAGGCATGTGTTCATGAGTGCATCAATGGCCTCTTATTTTAAAAATACTTCATCAATTAAAAACTTATTTATAGGTATTCTGTTGACTGATGAGACATTTCTAGTTGCAAGTATGGAAGGTTTAAAGAATAGTAAAATTCAGTATTGGTGGATGATGGGGCTTAATCTTGCAGCATATTTAAATTGGATTGTTGCTACAGGAATAGGAATTGTTATTGGAAGTTTAATACCTGACTATAAGTTATTTGGATTTGATTTTGCACTTACAGCTATGTTTGTGGGATTATTAATTTCATCAATAGAGAACATGAAATTAATAAAAACTATAATTATAATTTCTGTTTCATTTATAGTTTTAATATTGTCAAGCAAATTAATTCCCACTAGTTTTGGGGTAATAATATCAGCAGTAAGTGGTGCTTTGGTCGGAATATTTATTGATGATTAA
- a CDS encoding polysaccharide deacetylase family protein, which yields MRKRRVNKKKRMILTLVCLIFMGALMCKAWASVDGKVHINKEQTKMEEEQNKIAEEKSRQEEEQKKIEAEQRKIEEEKKKNIVGVKAEAEKFSYDASKVAEKLSKYNYSNDGKKIVFLTFDDGTSTTVTPEILRILKEENVKATFFLTGQNIERGGDKAKSLIKQEFDDGHAIANHSYSHDYKILYPNRVLNLEAFKQDFNKTDKILKEVLGENFSTRVIRCPGGYMSWKGMGQLDEYLKEKNMFSIDWNALNGDAEGKRKNAEELKNYAIKTAEGKEMVVILMHDTYGKEETAKSLPGIIKYFKNNGYEFRTLV from the coding sequence ATGAGAAAAAGACGAGTAAATAAGAAAAAAAGAATGATATTAACACTAGTATGTTTGATTTTCATGGGAGCATTAATGTGTAAAGCATGGGCTTCGGTGGATGGTAAAGTACATATAAACAAAGAACAGACTAAAATGGAAGAAGAACAAAATAAGATTGCAGAAGAAAAAAGTAGACAAGAAGAAGAGCAAAAAAAGATTGAAGCGGAACAGAGAAAAATTGAAGAGGAAAAGAAAAAGAATATTGTTGGAGTGAAAGCAGAAGCAGAAAAATTTTCATATGATGCTTCAAAAGTAGCAGAGAAATTAAGTAAATATAATTATTCTAATGATGGAAAAAAGATAGTATTTTTAACTTTTGATGATGGAACTTCTACAACTGTTACCCCTGAAATACTAAGAATCCTAAAAGAAGAAAATGTAAAAGCAACATTTTTTTTAACAGGACAAAATATTGAAAGAGGTGGAGATAAGGCAAAAAGTCTTATAAAACAGGAGTTTGATGACGGACATGCCATTGCAAATCATTCATATAGCCATGATTATAAGATCTTGTATCCAAATAGAGTACTAAATTTAGAAGCTTTTAAACAAGATTTTAATAAAACAGACAAGATATTAAAGGAAGTATTAGGGGAAAACTTTTCAACAAGAGTGATAAGATGTCCAGGAGGTTACATGTCATGGAAGGGAATGGGTCAATTAGATGAATATTTAAAGGAAAAAAATATGTTTTCAATTGATTGGAATGCTTTAAATGGAGATGCTGAGGGAAAAAGAAAAAATGCAGAAGAATTAAAAAATTATGCAATTAAAACAGCAGAAGGAAAAGAAATGGTAGTTATTCTAATGCATGATACTTATGGGAAAGAAGAAACAGCAAAGTCATTACCTGGCATAATAAAATATTTTAAAAATAATGGATATGAATTTAGAACACTTGTATAA
- a CDS encoding diguanylate cyclase domain-containing protein, translating into MILYKSIIYAFSCNKSVFFTQVEKYLKQNKNSKCALIFLDLDNFKFINDNFGHLTGDNVNSLINKADIALYNSKQNGKNKYTFFNESIIGE; encoded by the coding sequence ATAATTCTTTATAAGTCAATAATTTATGCTTTTTCATGTAATAAATCTGTATTTTTCACACAAGTTGAAAAATATCTTAAACAAAATAAAAATTCTAAATGCGCATTAATTTTTCTTGATTTAGACAATTTTAAATTCATAAATGACAATTTTGGTCATTTAACAGGAGATAATGTTAATTCATTAATTAACAAAGCAGATATAGCCCTATATAATTCAAAACAAAATGGAAAAAATAAATATACATTTTTTAATGAATCTATAATTGGAGAGTAA
- a CDS encoding DUF1284 domain-containing protein, protein MLIIRPHHINCLFFFKGLGYNYDFTSNMNNIKNTLIKDNNVKIKLVSQCDMICSHCPSKSLGVCLFEDKVRLLDNNTLKEYKLNINTEYDFSYIINNIYKRYDPKKFFNICNTCEWFKKGVCSINIIPEQKDYWLKSMKK, encoded by the coding sequence ATGCTGATTATCAGACCACATCATATAAATTGTTTGTTCTTTTTTAAAGGACTTGGCTATAATTACGACTTTACTAGTAACATGAACAATATAAAAAATACTCTAATTAAAGACAATAATGTAAAAATAAAATTAGTATCCCAGTGTGATATGATCTGCAGTCACTGTCCTAGTAAATCTTTAGGTGTTTGCCTCTTCGAGGATAAAGTAAGATTATTAGATAACAATACTTTAAAAGAATATAAATTAAATATAAATACTGAATATGATTTTTCTTATATAATAAACAATATTTATAAAAGATATGACCCTAAAAAATTTTTTAATATTTGTAATACTTGTGAATGGTTCAAAAAAGGTGTTTGTTCAATTAACATAATACCTGAACAAAAAGATTATTGGTTAAAATCCATGAAGAAATGA
- a CDS encoding AzlD domain-containing protein has product MNTYVWSVILFGAVVTVIPRILPITIMSKIKLHPKLEEFLKYIPISILSSLIAVEAFTVDNKFSILGNEMEILALVPTIIVGLIKRNLLLTVVVGMISIAVLRIIY; this is encoded by the coding sequence ATGAATACATATGTGTGGAGTGTAATATTGTTTGGTGCTGTTGTTACAGTTATTCCAAGAATACTGCCTATAACGATAATGTCTAAAATAAAATTGCATCCTAAACTAGAAGAATTTCTGAAATATATTCCTATATCTATCTTATCATCATTAATAGCAGTAGAGGCTTTTACAGTAGATAACAAGTTTTCAATATTGGGTAATGAAATGGAAATTTTAGCCCTAGTACCTACAATTATAGTTGGATTAATAAAGAGAAATTTGCTGTTAACAGTTGTTGTGGGAATGATAAGCATAGCTGTCCTAAGAATTATATATTAA
- a CDS encoding ABC transporter ATP-binding protein, which translates to MILEVKNLSVYFREGKNLKNIINNISFGVKENKCLGILGESGSGKSITCKAVMGLVNNNFAVSGQALFKGRDILALNKKEKEELRGKSICMIIQNPMTAFNPLFTIGNTVIETFKAHLTITKDEAEKLAEDSFIKMNLNNPKEIMKKYPHELSGGMLQRIMIAITIALKPDLIIADEPTTAIDCLNVVEVIKEFKQMKDILNTSMIFISHDLSVLSAISDEIMVMNSGEILEYGSKESIINDSKDDHTKYLIDTRMKLLKKFKDAVK; encoded by the coding sequence ATGATACTTGAGGTGAAAAATTTAAGTGTATATTTTAGAGAAGGAAAGAATCTTAAAAACATAATAAATAATATTTCTTTTGGTGTTAAGGAAAATAAATGTCTTGGTATTTTAGGAGAGTCAGGAAGCGGAAAAAGTATCACATGCAAAGCTGTTATGGGACTTGTTAATAATAATTTTGCAGTTTCAGGACAGGCATTATTTAAAGGCAGAGATATATTAGCTTTAAATAAAAAAGAGAAAGAAGAGCTTAGAGGCAAATCAATATGTATGATAATACAAAATCCTATGACTGCATTTAATCCACTTTTTACAATAGGAAATACGGTAATAGAGACTTTTAAAGCACACTTAACAATTACAAAAGATGAAGCTGAAAAACTTGCAGAAGATTCTTTTATTAAAATGAATTTAAATAATCCCAAGGAAATAATGAAAAAATATCCTCATGAATTAAGTGGAGGAATGCTACAGCGTATTATGATTGCAATTACAATTGCATTGAAACCCGATCTTATTATTGCAGATGAACCTACAACTGCAATTGACTGTCTTAATGTCGTAGAGGTAATAAAAGAATTTAAGCAGATGAAAGATATATTAAATACGTCTATGATTTTTATAAGTCATGATTTAAGTGTATTAAGTGCAATTTCAGATGAAATTATGGTTATGAATAGTGGAGAAATTTTAGAATATGGAAGTAAAGAAAGTATAATAAATGACTCTAAAGATGACCATACTAAATATCTTATAGATACAAGAATGAAATTACTAAAAAAATTTAAAGATGCGGTAAAGTAA
- a CDS encoding HD-GYP domain-containing protein, translating to MLQNEFYHDLIDSLAAALDAKDFYTAGHSTRVGDMSYKLGMYLKLDDIKLEILHIAAHLHDIGKIGIPDSILNKIGKLTDSEWMKMKEHSSIRYNILSKSKSLSYIAKIVLHHHERYDGTGYPLNIKGDEIPYESRIIAVCDSIDAMKSERPYKSVMNDEECKNELIKNSSIMYDPDMVTAVLINWDDIVTKTYKNFNCTSSDLLNIS from the coding sequence ATGTTACAAAATGAATTTTACCATGACTTAATAGATAGTCTAGCTGCTGCTTTAGATGCAAAAGATTTTTATACTGCTGGTCATTCCACAAGAGTTGGTGATATGTCATATAAATTAGGAATGTATTTAAAGTTAGATGATATAAAACTTGAAATACTCCATATTGCTGCACATCTGCATGACATAGGGAAGATAGGCATTCCAGACAGTATATTAAATAAAATTGGTAAACTTACAGATAGTGAATGGATGAAAATGAAAGAGCATTCTTCTATCAGATATAATATATTATCAAAATCTAAAAGTTTATCTTATATCGCCAAGATAGTTCTTCATCATCATGAACGTTATGATGGGACAGGCTATCCTCTTAATATAAAAGGCGATGAAATTCCTTATGAATCAAGAATTATTGCTGTATGTGACTCCATTGATGCAATGAAAAGCGAGAGGCCTTATAAAAGTGTTATGAATGATGAAGAATGTAAAAATGAACTTATTAAAAATTCTTCAATAATGTATGATCCTGATATGGTTACGGCTGTACTTATTAATTGGGATGATATTGTAACTAAGACATATAAAAATTTTAATTGTACAAGTTCTGATCTTTTAAATATCTCTTAA
- a CDS encoding YibE/F family protein: MFTNILNNINKKKLVWLSGLFIIFIFSIIFVNNNEKYYKRPIAKILSINESYTDKAIDNGKTEQMKIQKIKAIIINGEFKGKIIDLNNETSFSNANDLDLKENDEVFIKINNDVNNLSFNITDFKRDKYMVYILSIFVMLAIIIGGTKGFLSLVSVFINIIITFTLIVQFAESSYLIPLSLGASILFIVSSILIVCGKSNKSFSAIIGTLSGTFVSILISGTIIYLNNWNGIHFEEMDYLTIPPESIFFVELIVGTLGGIMDIAISIASAVTELYSKNPDIDNKTLIKSVKEIGQDIMGTMSNTLVFAYIGGSIPTILLYLRNNIPLTYILHLNLSLEYMRAIVGSIGIVTSIPITMFTSIIIYKYNKIRKA; the protein is encoded by the coding sequence ATGTTTACAAATATATTAAACAATATAAATAAAAAAAAATTAGTATGGTTATCAGGGCTGTTTATCATTTTCATATTCAGCATTATATTTGTTAATAATAATGAAAAGTATTATAAAAGACCAATTGCAAAAATCCTTTCAATTAATGAAAGCTATACTGATAAAGCAATAGATAATGGAAAAACTGAACAAATGAAAATTCAGAAAATTAAAGCTATTATAATTAATGGAGAATTTAAAGGAAAAATTATTGATTTAAATAATGAAACTTCTTTTTCAAATGCCAATGATTTGGATCTTAAAGAAAATGATGAAGTTTTTATCAAGATTAACAATGATGTCAACAATCTTTCTTTTAATATAACTGATTTTAAGAGAGACAAATATATGGTATATATCTTAAGTATATTTGTTATGCTTGCTATAATAATCGGAGGAACTAAAGGTTTTCTATCACTTGTTAGTGTTTTTATAAATATAATAATTACATTTACTTTAATTGTACAGTTTGCTGAAAGTTCATACCTAATTCCTCTTTCACTTGGTGCAAGTATACTGTTTATTGTATCTTCAATTTTAATTGTTTGTGGAAAAAGTAATAAAAGCTTTTCTGCTATTATTGGTACACTCTCAGGTACATTCGTATCAATTCTTATTTCCGGTACAATAATATACTTAAATAACTGGAATGGAATACACTTTGAAGAAATGGATTATCTTACTATTCCACCCGAATCAATATTCTTTGTGGAACTTATAGTGGGTACACTTGGTGGAATTATGGATATCGCAATATCTATTGCTTCTGCTGTTACTGAATTATATAGTAAAAATCCAGATATTGATAACAAAACTCTAATTAAATCTGTAAAAGAAATTGGACAAGATATAATGGGTACTATGTCTAATACTCTTGTATTTGCATATATCGGAGGAAGTATTCCAACAATTCTTTTATACTTAAGAAATAACATTCCACTTACATATATTCTTCATCTAAATCTTTCACTAGAGTATATGCGTGCTATTGTTGGAAGTATCGGTATTGTAACAAGCATCCCCATTACAATGTTTACTTCCATAATAATATATAAATATAACAAGATAAGAAAGGCTTAA
- a CDS encoding YibE/F family protein, with amino-acid sequence MNIILILLIILFILMIFIGGKRGMQSFFTLILNFFTLYFMLILIAAKIDPIKTTFVGAIVISFFSLFFLNGFNRKTLSSLMSVIIVILLVMVCVYKTSINSNIQGFSSEQTDLVSFYNLYVQLNFSKIVVCEVLIGLLGAIIDVSISISSSMNELYNANPQISTRKLFISGMNIGKDILGTMTNTLFFAYISSFMTLMIYFKQLHYSLSTIINAKVFCSEFFQSICCGIGIVLIIPLTAFISSNLVKYKKISTS; translated from the coding sequence ATGAATATTATCCTAATATTACTTATAATTCTTTTTATTCTCATGATTTTTATCGGTGGAAAACGTGGGATGCAATCTTTTTTTACTCTTATATTAAATTTCTTTACACTATATTTTATGCTTATATTAATTGCAGCAAAAATTGATCCAATAAAAACAACATTTGTTGGTGCAATAGTAATTAGTTTTTTCAGTTTATTTTTTCTTAATGGTTTTAACAGAAAAACTTTATCATCTCTCATGTCAGTTATAATAGTAATATTACTTGTTATGGTTTGCGTATATAAAACAAGTATAAATTCAAATATACAGGGATTCAGCTCTGAGCAAACAGATTTGGTGTCATTCTATAATTTATACGTTCAACTTAACTTTTCCAAAATAGTAGTTTGTGAAGTTTTAATTGGATTGCTTGGTGCTATTATTGATGTATCTATTTCCATATCTTCATCAATGAATGAACTTTATAATGCTAATCCTCAAATCAGTACTCGTAAACTTTTTATATCAGGAATGAATATTGGAAAAGATATTTTGGGAACAATGACCAATACATTATTTTTTGCATATATAAGCAGTTTTATGACACTTATGATCTATTTCAAACAATTACATTACTCACTAAGTACTATAATAAATGCAAAAGTATTCTGCTCAGAATTTTTTCAATCCATATGCTGTGGAATAGGTATCGTTTTGATCATACCTTTAACTGCCTTTATATCATCAAATTTAGTTAAGTACAAAAAAATATCAACTTCTTAA
- a CDS encoding DUF1540 domain-containing protein produces the protein MDINSCIKCSVNNCSHHAQSKDYCTLNEIQVGTHESNPTMCECTDCKSFKMK, from the coding sequence ATGGATATTAATTCATGTATCAAATGTTCTGTAAACAACTGTTCACATCATGCACAATCAAAGGATTATTGTACATTAAATGAAATTCAAGTGGGAACTCATGAAAGTAATCCTACTATGTGTGAATGTACAGACTGTAAATCATTTAAAATGAAATAA
- a CDS encoding GNAT family N-acetyltransferase gives MKLRVAKSEDAKQLVEIYKFYVENTDITFEYEVPTIEEFAQRIKKTLLKYPYIVLEKDDIILGYAYASAFKERKAYDWSVETSIYVKDGERGGGIGTLLYNELERYLIKQNIINVNACITYPNEKSELFHEKFGYKKVAHFTKCGYKFGVWKDMIWMEKFIGEHKDKPEEIIEFSKFKL, from the coding sequence ATGAAATTGAGAGTGGCAAAATCTGAAGATGCAAAGCAACTTGTTGAGATATACAAATTTTATGTTGAAAATACAGACATAACCTTTGAATATGAAGTTCCAACTATAGAGGAATTTGCACAGAGAATAAAAAAGACATTATTAAAGTATCCTTATATAGTTTTAGAAAAGGATGATATTATTTTAGGTTATGCATATGCAAGTGCATTTAAGGAAAGAAAGGCTTATGACTGGTCAGTTGAAACATCAATATATGTAAAAGATGGAGAACGTGGTGGCGGAATCGGAACTCTTCTTTACAATGAGCTTGAAAGATATCTCATTAAGCAAAATATTATTAATGTAAATGCATGTATTACATATCCAAATGAGAAAAGTGAATTATTTCATGAAAAGTTTGGGTATAAAAAAGTAGCTCATTTTACAAAGTGTGGTTATAAATTTGGAGTATGGAAAGATATGATTTGGATGGAGAAGTTTATAGGAGAACATAAGGATAAACCTGAAGAAATTATAGAATTTTCAAAGTTTAAATTATAA